The Cellulomonas shaoxiangyii sequence GTCGGCTCCGGCGCCCGGCGGCTACCGTCGCGACGTGGTCCGGTGGGGGTGGGGTCGAGGCGTCCTCGTGGCGGGCGTCGCGGTGGGCGTCGCCGCGTGCGGGGTGGCGGCCGACGGCCCGGGCCCGAGCGTCTCGGTGGCGACGTCGCCGGCGGCCGTGCCGACCCCGGAGGTCCCGGCCGCGGGGGAGGTGCGGGACTCCGGCGTGCCGCTCGGGACGGCGGCCGGGGCGCTCCTGCCCGCGGCGGACGCGGTGCAGGTCGACGTGCCTGCGCCGGCGGAGGGGGCGAGCACCGTCACCGTGACGGGGCCGGCGGGCGTGCTCGCGTGGGCCGCGCCCCCGCGGGGAGGGACCGTCGAGTCGCAGGTGGACGGCTCGGTCGTGCTGCGCGACGCGGACGGTGCGGTCCTCGCGGCGCTCGCTGCGCCGACGGCCGCCGGCGCAGGACGCGCCTCCTGGCGCGTCGAGGGTGACGTGGTCGCGCTCGACGCCGGGTCCGGCGCCGCCTCGTTCGTGCTCGGGACCACGGCGCTGGTGTCCGCGACCTGGGGCGAGGCGGAGGGCGGGCGCTCCCTCGCCGTCGTGCCGGCCGGGTGGGTGCGGGGCGGCGCGCTGGCTGCGCAGGAGGCGCTCGCCGCCCAGCTCGCCGCCGCGGAGCCCGAGGCGGCGTCGGCCTCCATGCGGGCGCAGCTGTGGTGCCACGCGCTCGGCGCACCCGAGAAGGACGCGTGGAACCTCGAGCCGTGGCGGCCCGACGTCGACACGGTCACGATGCTCGCGACGCGCTGCAACCCCACGGACGCCGACGCCTGAGCCCCTGCGCGGCGTCGGTCCTCCGCCGTCGTGGGCCGTATCCGAGGAGCAGCCCCGCCCACCACCACGGCAGGGTCCGACGCCGCGGGGCGGGCGATGGGACGGACACGGCGTGGCCCGGGTCATGCGGGCGGGCGGTGTCGGACCGCACTACTAGCGTCCGCGGTGTGACGAGTCCTGGGCCCCGCACCGTGACCGCCGAGGAGCGGCGTGCCCGGCTCGGGCGCCGCCACGCGCTCGCGCCCGGGCACGCCGCCGCCGACCCGGTGGGCGCCGCGCGCGCCGTGGTCGCGCTGCATAGCACCGACCCGGCGTCGACCGTGCTCTCCGCGCTCGCGCGGGCCCCGGGCACCACGGCCGCCGACGTCGAGCGCGCCCTCTACGACGATCGCGACCTCCTCCGCGTGCTCGCGATGCGCCGCACGCTCTTCGCGGTGCCGCACGACCTCGCCGCGACGGCGCTGGCCGCCGCGGGTGACACGGTCGCCGCGCAGCAACGCCGGCTGCTGCACCAGCTGCTCGTCGCGTCGGGCGTCACGGACGCCCCCGAGCCGTGGGTCGCCCGGGCCGAGCGCGCCCTCCTCGACGCGCTCGCGTCCGCCGGCGAGGCCACCGCACCGGAGCTCGCCGCCGCCGACGCGCTGCTCGCGCAA is a genomic window containing:
- a CDS encoding DUF2599 domain-containing protein — encoded protein: MPDTAAVQKANTAVSQARNAATESRQVAARTSKEVDSPKKANQQARKQAENQKKECNSFTPATRVVLADGSTKAISDVRVGDTSGPCLPTAPPPPGRSWRRSPAAAPTTWSTSPSSAPAPGGYRRDVVRWGWGRGVLVAGVAVGVAACGVAADGPGPSVSVATSPAAVPTPEVPAAGEVRDSGVPLGTAAGALLPAADAVQVDVPAPAEGASTVTVTGPAGVLAWAAPPRGGTVESQVDGSVVLRDADGAVLAALAAPTAAGAGRASWRVEGDVVALDAGSGAASFVLGTTALVSATWGEAEGGRSLAVVPAGWVRGGALAAQEALAAQLAAAEPEAASASMRAQLWCHALGAPEKDAWNLEPWRPDVDTVTMLATRCNPTDADA